A genomic stretch from Scomber scombrus chromosome 8, fScoSco1.1, whole genome shotgun sequence includes:
- the lpar3 gene encoding lysophosphatidic acid receptor 3 isoform X1: MYETVAHALCVTALSLKVKTLLTSCLFLQSALLAAVTSLRPQPRGHNAGERKCSVTSHGIFRNFQPSDAPQTIIYDRRASKMAQQNQTCHYNESMGFFYTNSGAEDKWDKAQLILVQVVGSLFCCFILVSNAMVIAAVITNKRFHYPFYYLLANLAASDFLAGIAYVYLMFNTGEASRKLTVKGYFIRQGLLDVSLSASLANLLVIALERYISVMNWKVHSNLTKRRVTLLIVLVWAISIFMGAVPSLGWNCICNLADCSELAPIFSRSYLVFWSVSNLVVFLVMVAIYLRIYTYVKKKTSMLSPHTSGSINRKRTPIKLIKTVMVVLGAFVICWTPGLVVLLLDGLNCTSCNVMKSKRWLLLLAVLNSVMNPCIYSYKDEEMWTTFKNLMRCIGNGTRRQRSTKANARPLSSAQDTGNSQPPSEETKNDNQDIYSRPENGNC; this comes from the exons ATGTATGAGACTGTAGCACACGCCCTCTGCGTCACCGCGCTCAGCCTCAAAGTGAAGACACTACTGACTTCATGTTTATTCCTTCAGTCTGCTCTGCTCGCTGCTGTCACGTCTCTCCGTCCTCAGCCGCGGGGGCACAACGCAGGAGAGCGAAAATGTTCAGTAACTTCACACGGAATATTTCGCAACTTTCAGCCTTCTGACGCACCTCAGACAATCATTTACGACAG ACGTGCCTCCAAAATGGCCCAGCAGAACCAAACCTGTCATTATAATGAGTCCATGGGCTTCTTCTACACAAACAGTGGCGCTGAGGATAAATGGGACAAGGCGCAGCTCATTCTGGTCCAGGTGGTGGGCTCTCTTTTCTGCTGTTTCATCCTGGTGTCCAACGCCATGGTCATTGCTGCTGTCATCACCAACAAGAGGTTCCACTACCCTTTCTACTATCTTCTTGCCAACCTCGCTGCATCAGACTTCCTGGCAGGCATAGCGTACGTGTACCTCATGTTTAACACAGGTGAGGCATCACGGAAACTGACAGTTAAAGGATACTTCATCCGCCAAGGTCTTCTGGATGTCAGCCTCTCGGCCTCATTGGCAAACCTACTGGTTATAGCGCTGGAGCGCTACATCTCCGTCATGAACTGGAAAGTCCACAGCAACCTGACTAAGAGGAGGGTGACCCTGTTGATCGTGTTAGTGTGGGCCATCTCCATCTTCATGGGGGCGGTGCCAAGTCTGGGTTGGAACTGTATCTGCAACCTGGCCGACTGCTCCGAGCTGGCTCCCATTTTCAGTAGGAGCTACCTGGTCTTCTGGTCTGTGTCTAACCTGGTAGTGTTCCTGGTGATGGTGGCCATCTACCTGAGGATCTACACCTACGTCAAGAAGAAGACATCCATGCTCTCACCGCATACCAGCGGCTCCATCAACCGCAAGAGGACGCCCATCAAGCTCATCAAAACCGTCATGGTTGTGCTCG ggGCCTTTGTGATCTGCTGGACTCCCGGCCTAGTGGTTCTGCTACTGGACGGCCTCAACTGTACAAGTTGTAACGTCATGAAATCAAAACGCTGGCTGCTGCTCCTGGCTGTACTCAACTCTGTCATGAACCCCTGCATCTACTCCTACAAGGATGAGGAAATGTGGACAACTTTCAAGAACCTCATGCGCTGCATCGGCAACGGCACTCGACGGCAGCGGTCGACGAAGGCCAATGCCCGGCCGCTGAGCTCTGCTCAGGATACGGGCAACAGCCAGCCTCCCTCAGAGGAGACAAAAAATGACAATCAGGACATATACTCAAGACCTGAAAATGGAAACTGTTAA
- the lpar3 gene encoding lysophosphatidic acid receptor 3 isoform X2 produces the protein MAQQNQTCHYNESMGFFYTNSGAEDKWDKAQLILVQVVGSLFCCFILVSNAMVIAAVITNKRFHYPFYYLLANLAASDFLAGIAYVYLMFNTGEASRKLTVKGYFIRQGLLDVSLSASLANLLVIALERYISVMNWKVHSNLTKRRVTLLIVLVWAISIFMGAVPSLGWNCICNLADCSELAPIFSRSYLVFWSVSNLVVFLVMVAIYLRIYTYVKKKTSMLSPHTSGSINRKRTPIKLIKTVMVVLGAFVICWTPGLVVLLLDGLNCTSCNVMKSKRWLLLLAVLNSVMNPCIYSYKDEEMWTTFKNLMRCIGNGTRRQRSTKANARPLSSAQDTGNSQPPSEETKNDNQDIYSRPENGNC, from the exons ATGGCCCAGCAGAACCAAACCTGTCATTATAATGAGTCCATGGGCTTCTTCTACACAAACAGTGGCGCTGAGGATAAATGGGACAAGGCGCAGCTCATTCTGGTCCAGGTGGTGGGCTCTCTTTTCTGCTGTTTCATCCTGGTGTCCAACGCCATGGTCATTGCTGCTGTCATCACCAACAAGAGGTTCCACTACCCTTTCTACTATCTTCTTGCCAACCTCGCTGCATCAGACTTCCTGGCAGGCATAGCGTACGTGTACCTCATGTTTAACACAGGTGAGGCATCACGGAAACTGACAGTTAAAGGATACTTCATCCGCCAAGGTCTTCTGGATGTCAGCCTCTCGGCCTCATTGGCAAACCTACTGGTTATAGCGCTGGAGCGCTACATCTCCGTCATGAACTGGAAAGTCCACAGCAACCTGACTAAGAGGAGGGTGACCCTGTTGATCGTGTTAGTGTGGGCCATCTCCATCTTCATGGGGGCGGTGCCAAGTCTGGGTTGGAACTGTATCTGCAACCTGGCCGACTGCTCCGAGCTGGCTCCCATTTTCAGTAGGAGCTACCTGGTCTTCTGGTCTGTGTCTAACCTGGTAGTGTTCCTGGTGATGGTGGCCATCTACCTGAGGATCTACACCTACGTCAAGAAGAAGACATCCATGCTCTCACCGCATACCAGCGGCTCCATCAACCGCAAGAGGACGCCCATCAAGCTCATCAAAACCGTCATGGTTGTGCTCG ggGCCTTTGTGATCTGCTGGACTCCCGGCCTAGTGGTTCTGCTACTGGACGGCCTCAACTGTACAAGTTGTAACGTCATGAAATCAAAACGCTGGCTGCTGCTCCTGGCTGTACTCAACTCTGTCATGAACCCCTGCATCTACTCCTACAAGGATGAGGAAATGTGGACAACTTTCAAGAACCTCATGCGCTGCATCGGCAACGGCACTCGACGGCAGCGGTCGACGAAGGCCAATGCCCGGCCGCTGAGCTCTGCTCAGGATACGGGCAACAGCCAGCCTCCCTCAGAGGAGACAAAAAATGACAATCAGGACATATACTCAAGACCTGAAAATGGAAACTGTTAA